In Nonlabens agnitus, the DNA window AAGGCCATCAAGAAAAATAAAGTGGAGCGACCTTTACTTTACTCTAAAAATGAAGACAAGCTGCTCAAACGTTTGCACAAAAAAATACCGCTCGTACTGGCCGCAGGTGGTCTGGTAAAAAACCAAAAAGGCGAGTATCTATTCATCCATCGTAACGGAAAATGGGACCTGCCCAAAGGAAAGACCGAAAAAAACGAGAGTATGGAAGCCACGGCTCTTCGAGAAGTAGAGGAAGAAACTGGTGTAGAAAATCTCTCCATCAATAATTATATAGGTCCTACCTACCATGTGTTTTCACGCAATAACAAATACCGGCTTAAGTTGACTCACTGGTATGCCATGACCACCGATTATACTGGTCAACTGGTGCCTCAAGACAAAGAAGGTATTGATCAAGCCGTGTGGCTCAATGATGAACAAGCTCGTGAATCACTGGAACAAAGTTATGCCAATATCAAAGACGTATTTCTCAACGATTAATTCAATCGATAGATAGGATACGTAAGGTGCGCCGGTTCATAATTGGGAGACCTTTTATGAAGCCATGACAACTGTGCACCATTGCTGGCGGCAAATCCAGCATCGGTACGCTTGAGTGAGTCAAATTCTCTTTTAAGTTCTTTATTTTCATCCAGCATCTTTTTGGCCGTAGCTTCAAAAACATAGGTAGAATAACCTTCTTTTTGCTGTAGTATCGTGTCGAAGAAATTCCACTTAAAAAAGGAGTCAGACATCGCGGGCTCGAGCGTTTCAAGAATGTACTTGATTCCAGGTTGTGCGGTAGGTATGATGATATCGCTTTCGCGAAAGCGAACTTTACCAACCTTCTCACTAACAACAATATTGCTATGCGGGTAGTGACCTTCATAGGCGTTGCTGGCCGTGTCATAACTTTCTATTTTGTAGGTTCCTACTGTAAAGGTGCTGTCCTTTTCCAGAGGTTTCATGATCACATTGTTGAGCCTCAATAGATCCAACACTTCCCATTGACCTTGTGGGATCACATAATATTCAGGAACGCGAATGGAGTCTGTCGCCTTGAAATAGTTTTGAAAAGCCGTTTTCTTGCTAAATGGCTGTTTCCTATCATAAGTCTGTAATTTGTTTCCCGTCAAATCACTTTCCTCGTTGATCGCTTCATAGCCCAAAAAGTTAAGCGTATCGGCTTTAGTTTGATCCAATTCAAAACTGGAAGCATAAAACGGATTCTCTTGAAAATTCTTGAAGTTTGATTTTCTAACTTCTTTGATTTTTTTGATGTCTCTACTGCCTATGGCAATCATTTCTTCCATGATCGCCTTGGTTCCCATCACCCTATCTTTATAGGGTTTCAACATGTGTGTTTCTACCATCATTCCCAGCACGTTCCACAGTGAAGTGTATCCCGTAGAATATCTGGGATAATCCACAAACTGGCTAAAGCCATCTTCTGGCGATTGATTGAAAACGTTTACATAAGGTGTAATGGGTAGCGATCTTTTTTCAAGCGCTTTTTCCAGTGCTGGTTGTAGACTGTCATGCAAATAATCGCCTGCAGCGCCGCCCAATCGATTGTGCTGTGTAAAAAGATGAGTCAAAGTATATTGATAGTCTGCACCATTGCTAACATGGTTATCTATAAAAAGATCTGGTTTGATTTTATGGAATGCAGTGGCAAAGGCTCTGGCATTGCGACTGTCTGCCTTTATAAAATCACGATTGAGGTCGTAGTTCCTCGCGTTACCTCTAAAACCATAGGATTCTGGGCCGTTTTGGTTGGTTCTTGTGGTAGAGTTTCGGTTAAGGGAACCACCTATGTTGTAAATCGCAACAGAGCTAAAGATGACGTTGTCGTCTACTTTTAAGGTGCCTGTGGCAAGGTCTCGCATCAACATCATGGTGGCATCAATACCATCGCTTTCTCCTGGATGGATACCATTATTGATCATGATCTTGATACGATCCTCATTAGGAGAATCCCAATCTATGCTTTTATTGGAGTAGTGTACGACGTGAAGTGGTTTACCGGCATCTGTATTGCCTACTTCTTCTATCGTGATGGTACTAAAACCTGCGGCCAGCTGCTGGTAAAAATCAATACATTCTTGATAGGTAGCGGTTTGGTTGCCATTACCTTTTTCAAAAGGAGTAAGATATTCTTTATCTGTGGTTGTAGTTGCTGAATTGGAGTCATTCGACGTGTCCTTACAACTCAAAACTGCAAAAGCGATGGCAAGTAAATAGGTCTTTCTCATTTTTTCTCTACGGTATTAGGGACAAGTAGTTTGTAATCACCATTGTTACGCATCACATCACGTACGATGGAAGATGATATGTAACTGGTACGCACACTGGTGAGCAGAAACACGGTTTCTATCTCGCTTAATAATCTATTGGTATGGCCTATAGCTTTTTCAAATTCAAAATCGGCAGGATTGCGGAGGCCTCTTAGAATGAAGTTGGCTTCATGTTTCTTACAAAAGTCCACGGTTAGTCCTGAGTAGGTCATGACCTTGATCTTAGGCTCATTTTTATACAGTTCTTTTATAAACGCAACACGTTGATCCAATTCAAACATGTATTTCTTGTCTGCATTGATACCTATAGCGATGATAATCTCGT includes these proteins:
- a CDS encoding NUDIX hydrolase gives rise to the protein MYKVFVKDIAVIVTSDRDLFPDHDAFNLKTVNFKKLIKAIKKNKVERPLLYSKNEDKLLKRLHKKIPLVLAAGGLVKNQKGEYLFIHRNGKWDLPKGKTEKNESMEATALREVEEETGVENLSINNYIGPTYHVFSRNNKYRLKLTHWYAMTTDYTGQLVPQDKEGIDQAVWLNDEQARESLEQSYANIKDVFLND
- a CDS encoding M14 family metallopeptidase; the protein is MRKTYLLAIAFAVLSCKDTSNDSNSATTTTDKEYLTPFEKGNGNQTATYQECIDFYQQLAAGFSTITIEEVGNTDAGKPLHVVHYSNKSIDWDSPNEDRIKIMINNGIHPGESDGIDATMMLMRDLATGTLKVDDNVIFSSVAIYNIGGSLNRNSTTRTNQNGPESYGFRGNARNYDLNRDFIKADSRNARAFATAFHKIKPDLFIDNHVSNGADYQYTLTHLFTQHNRLGGAAGDYLHDSLQPALEKALEKRSLPITPYVNVFNQSPEDGFSQFVDYPRYSTGYTSLWNVLGMMVETHMLKPYKDRVMGTKAIMEEMIAIGSRDIKKIKEVRKSNFKNFQENPFYASSFELDQTKADTLNFLGYEAINEESDLTGNKLQTYDRKQPFSKKTAFQNYFKATDSIRVPEYYVIPQGQWEVLDLLRLNNVIMKPLEKDSTFTVGTYKIESYDTASNAYEGHYPHSNIVVSEKVGKVRFRESDIIIPTAQPGIKYILETLEPAMSDSFFKWNFFDTILQQKEGYSTYVFEATAKKMLDENKELKREFDSLKRTDAGFAASNGAQLSWLHKRSPNYEPAHLTYPIYRLN
- the coaD gene encoding pantetheine-phosphate adenylyltransferase; amino-acid sequence: MRRAVFPGSFDPITLGHSDIINRGLNLFDEIIIAIGINADKKYMFELDQRVAFIKELYKNEPKIKVMTYSGLTVDFCKKHEANFILRGLRNPADFEFEKAIGHTNRLLSEIETVFLLTSVRTSYISSSIVRDVMRNNGDYKLLVPNTVEKK